GTTTGTCCTCTTTGAAAAAAACCGGACGGGAGGGACGTCTAGAGTGTTGGACCTGACCAGAGAGCCCCCTGCCTCTCTCGGGGGCCGGGCTGGGAGGGGGACAGTTCTGGGATCTTCTTGAAAgaggatggtggggggtgggcggcGGTGGGCTCTGGCTTTTCTCCTACTGGGTCCAGGGTCATGGACGTGCCGGGCCCATTCTGCGCTGTCCCATATTCAGGACAACCCTGCTGTCCCCTTCACCAGAGTTCCCTCTCTTGTTGCCGGATGCTGGTTTTGACATACTTGACAGTATTTCACTTGATATTTAAATACTCCTGAAAGTAGGATTAAATACTcttgaaagtaaaaatttaaaacatcccCTTTAAGATATTCTAAGCAAATCCCTATGTTATTTTTACCTCTCGTAATAACGTTGGAGAAACTACTTTTGGATCTGTCAGTGAGGGATTATTGTATTCAGTTGGGCCACAGCGACTGGGACATAAATAGAAGGCATTTTAGGTCTACTTTGAACCAGTTTGAGGGCTACCACTTTTAGATTTCTTTTGTCTGCGTGTGAGCTGCCGGATACTTTATCTGGATCACAGCGATCCTGGTAGATATTCTGAGAATCTGGggtcagccaggtgtcccctggTGTCCTTTTATTTGTTCTGCTCTTTTCCCGGGACAAGGTATCCCAGCCTTCCAAGTGCGACTCCTGTCCAGATTCCCCGGTGGGCATAGGACATGGTCTGTGGCCTTGATGAAGCAGTGCCTTGTGGGAAAGAGGGAGCCAAGGACGTCCCCTAGCGAAACAGCGCACCGAGAAAGATCCCCCTTCTTTGGCTCTTGTAGAATCTTCTGACCCAGCACCTCCCCACCATGGGGATGCGGGGAACCGGATCCGCACCCGAGTTGGCGGCCGGCTGCAGGTGCTGCTCCAGAAACGCGGCTTCGTGCAGCCCCTAGCTTGTCAGGTGAGCCTGGCCAGAGTCTGGGGCCGACCCTCCTGCGGGGTCACCGGCTATGACGCTCTGCTCTCCGTGGGCCTCCACACACCCCTTCACCGTCTGGAGGATGATCTGGAGCCGCCGGTCCAGGGCCAGGAGGTGCGGCTCCGTGAGCACCGGGCTGAGCTGGTCCTCCAGCAGTGACTCGCGCATCACGTCACTGAGTCTGTAGTCGTCCTGAGCCAGCAGCTGCAGGTGCAGGAGCGTCTTCCTCTTTATCctggagggacagaggtgggggaggcgAGTCAGCGTGAGGGAAGAGCCAAGCGCACCCCAGCTGCGTTCCCCGCAAGCAACCGCTGAGGCTGATCCGGGAGCCGCCTTCCCCGGGGTCGCCTTCTCCATGTTTTCATGAAAACCAGGGAAAGGGAAACACCGAAACCTGTGATGGCGTCTCAAGGAGACTGAAAGCCAACGAGAGAAGTTTCTGGAAGGTGAAACAGGGAAGATGTGGGGCATCTCAAAAGCCAAAGGTGCCCTCCGCCTCCAGGTTGCCCCTTGCCAACTTTATACCGTCTCTCTGTCAGGCTCTTCGAGGGACGGAAATGGGGTGGGACGAGTCTTGGCTTTAGGATTCTGATTTCTGCttctgtggggctcgaacttgcttTTGGATGTGTAAGCAGCATAATTGTCCGACTGGTTTTCTCATCCGCCCCTGCCTCCCCTGAGTAGGACAGCGACGGGGGGAGGCGCACTTACATGAGGCtaagaaggggacacagaacgtgctttttccagtttttgctaGGCGCGCGTCCCGGTATTTCTGGTGAGATCTGGAGACCGCACCCCAGCGGTTGGGCCATTTCGCGAGCCCGACTTGAGCCCCGGAGAGGGATGGGAGTGGATGAGGCATTCTCTAGAGCACGGTGGCCGCACAAAGTCTAAATGCCTCCTTTTACTCTGACATGagtttatgggatttttttttttttgagatttatttttaagtactctctacacccaatgtggggctcgaacccacaaccctgagatcaagagtcgcgtgctctgtgatggagccagccaggcaccccaagtttgtGGAATTTCAGTCAGGATCTTACTTAGACCTGTGAGCAGGCAGTAATATTTACGTGCGTCTATGAGGGCTGAGCGAAGCAGAGATCTGATTAGTCCCGTCGAAGACTCGGGCTCTGCTAGAGTGAGATCTCTGAGCGGGTTAACGATTAAAGTTGGCGATCGGAGGGTTTACAGGACGAGGTCCTCATTCATCCTACGCTGGAAGACGCAAGCGTGCGGCTGCTGCCGGGGACAGTTCTGCGGCTGTGCAAGAAATGAGGTCACCCCCGCCGTCCTTCCCACCGGTGTCCTAGACCAGGGAACCCTTAAGACCTTCAGAGCATGAAGGGTCACGATTGTGACCTGTCCCGGAGCCGACAGCTTACCTGCAGCACTGGGACAGCGGCGACAGGATGGAGAGCTCGTCCTGGGAGTGTCGTCCAAACCTGGAGGGGGACACGGACTTCCAGGGTGTGGCCTCCGAACCCTCCTTCCTAATggtctcccccctcctctcctctagCTCAGCCTTGTTTTGACGCCCAACCTGGGGTAAGATGCCAGGGGTCGTGGTGGCttcctctccagccccctcctcaATCAGCTCACAGAAGCCTCTGTCCGAaggtatgcatgcatgcatgcattcccTAAGCACAGAGGACTGGGCGCTGAGGATGAACCAGGGAGTAAACAAATATGGAACACAGGAGTCCATCTCACTTAACGACCTCAGGTAGGAGGAGAACCCAGCATCACTTAGCAAAGATGAAGAGCGAAAGGAAGAGTGAGGCAGGGGGACCAGGAACGTGCTGGGGAAGGACCTCCCGTCTGCTACCAGGGCCGCGGCGGCTTTGGGACACTCACCCTCTGGCGTTGTCAAGGTGGATAAGAAACCCATCGTCCCCAAATTTGGTGAACATCTCGTAGTGGTGACGGTCCATGTTTCCTGGAAAGGAGGGCGGGCAGGCGCTGCGGACCTCCGAGCTCTCCCCAGCGCGGAGGCCTGTTCCCAGCTGAGTCAGGACCAGAGCCCAGGGTCCTTTGTGAAgttgcagagggagaaggaagccaACTGGGGCCAACACACCGCCCTCTGCTGGACTGTTGTCACGTCGTATGCCTGACTGGTGAGGGCCGGGAGGCCTCTCTcccgggaggggagggagggagtgtgtgaACTTCTGTCCTCCGGGACCCCAGCCACTTCCGAGGTTACTCGGTCCTCATGGTCCAGGCTACAGCTCGCTGCCCCGGGTCACAGCCCAGGGCCACCTACCTATCAGGAAGTCGAAGATGGCCATGTCGATGATGTTGAGGAGGCGGCTGCTGCCGTTGTAAGGGTAGATCTGTTTCACGGTGTCGCAGTACAGCGGGTTCACCTCCCACCTGAGGGGGAGAAGAAGTCCTGGGGCTGGAAGAGCCAAGACGGCAAGGTGTTGGGGGTCCTCCtcacgcctcccctcccccctccggcCCCTGCCTCCCGGATCCCCACCCTGGgctgctggggacacaggaggCCGCTGGGCAAAGACACGGGGCAGGGCGAGGGGGGGGGTGCTGTGGACCCCACGTGGGGAGAAGAAAGGTCTGGGTCCTGAGCATCCATTCTGCCGGGCGCTACACTCCTGGCGGGGAAGCCACGTGCCCGTCTGCCGCTCCTGTCACCAAGCCTCCTGGGCCCTGGCCCGGAACCATTTGGAGCCCCCCTGGCAAGCCCCCCAATTCTCTGtcacttccccctcccctgtgctcctcTGCTCGAGTGCCCCCTTGTCCCTTTCCATCTGCTGGGCTCCGACCCTGCCTTCACGAGTCCCCCAGGGTCGTCTGGTCCTCAGAAACTCTTCTCCGCTCACTTCTCCGGCTGAGACTGGAGTGGCTGGACGGATAAACCCACGCATTCTGTCAACTGCTAgaaactgagcacctactatgggccCGGCCCTGGGGGAACAGCCCTGGGGGGAAGCAggtgaccctccccccaccccgtgggCCCTCAGGGGCTCGTCTGCATTGCACGCAGGGGTCGCACTGTGCTTTCAGGCTTCTCGTCTGACCGCCCCACGAGGCTGGGAGCTTCCCGGGGGGAGAGCCTGTGTCTCTCATTTCCGTACCCCCAGCACTGGGCACAAGGAGTGTCTTTGTAATGGAATCCATGAACGAGAAGGGGATCGCAGGCACAGCCGGTTCCAGCGTCTGGGGAAGGCAGACGGTTGGGGATGGCTTTCGGGGCCCCAGAGCCAGGCGAGCCGCAAGGCCTTGGTACAGGGACTGCAGCCACTGTCGGGGACAAgcctgcagggcagggggcagggcactGTGGCTAGGGGCCAACTCACTCCTCTTTTCCCGCCAGCGAGTAGGAGCGGATCCAGGGGCTGGGCACGGAGAGCCTGGGGGCCAGGttgagggagggcaggaaggcagagagggagcccTCCAGCAGGTGCGGGTTGCCGCAGACGGCGTACTCGGTCTTGCACATGTACGGGCACTTGGCAAAGAAGCACACGTTGCtggctggagggggtgggaggagagagaaggagtaaGAGAAGGAGGCAAGGCTGTtttccagcccccctcccccaatcggCTAGGACGGAAAGGAAACCTGAGCTCACTGTGTGGGAAGaggtagaagaagaagaaaatactgcttttcttcttcttatgttttttatttacttttgagagacagagagagacagcgcaagcaggggagggtcagagagagagggagacacacaatccgaagcaggctccaggttctgaactagttgtcagcacagagcccgacgcggggctcgaacccacaaaccatgagatcatgagctgaagccggatgcccaaccgactgacccacccaggcgccctttcttcttttcttttaaagtttattttatgagggagagagacagagacagagtcagtggggcaggggcagagggagagagagagagagaatcccaagcagcctccactctatcagcacagagcctgatgccaggctcaaacccatgaaccatgagatcgtgaactgagccgaaaccaagagcgagtcgcttaaccgactgagccccttaGGCGCCCCATGAACGCGTTAAGACTGAGGATCCTGGGTACCAGTTTTCAAATGTCTCAGCGTAGAGGAAGCGTGGGACCCAGCCTCACCGAGTCCCATCTGTACGATCACAATGCTCTTTGAATGGGTGACATCTCCTGCCAGGGCGGCTGGCGCTGTAGTTCATGCCCAACTGGCTACTTGGCATCTCACATGCTacccttccccatcccctgttCATCTTGCACGATGCTTGGGCGCACCGGGGCGGGTGTGTCTGTGGGCAGCATATACCCATCCGGGTGGCAGGCACTGTGCCCATGCGGGCCTCCTCTCAGACACCCAGTCCTGCTCCGGCCGGTACTGCACCTGGAGAGACGAAGAAGACGCTCTGCAGGATTTCATTCTTGGTGACCTCTAGGATTTCTTTGGTGACATTGACTAGCCTCCCCACGGTGGGGGGCACTCGCCGGAAGTCCAGAAtcctgaaagagagaaagccttGTTCCCCTCTGAGGGACCATGGATGGTGGAGGAGTAGGATGGTGGCCCTTTGGCAGTTAGCTGACTGCCGTTCCCGACCACGCCCAGCCGAGGGCGCTGTGCGCTACTGAGCTGACCGTGCCCAGGGCAAACCCTAAAGGGGTGGGAGAAGGGATGGAAAAGGAATCCTTATTCCAGCAAGCCTCCTGGGCAAGCCTTCTCACAATGCAAGCGTGTCCTGGGTCAGAGCTCATAATTCCGTGGACGTGAGTCACCTGGGATCTCGCTCACATGCAGGCTCTGACTCAGTGGGTCCAGGGTGAGCCTGAGATTCAGCATTTCTGAAAAGCTCCCGGGTGGCGCCCCCTGGCGGTCAGTTCATTGAACACACCTTGAATAGCAGGGACGGGCTACTCAAATAGGAGGGGAGGAAGCTTAGGAACGTGCTTTCACCTTTTAACATCATAACCTTAAGACCCTTGGGACACATGGGGGTGAATGCCTCCTCCCCGTCTCAGACCAGGGAACTAGAGCAAAGAGCAAGGTCAGCTCCAAGGTGGCAGCCTGAGCCTCCTGACAGGGTTAGTTTTCTTTCTAGGCCATTCTTCTCATTACGTTAGAAAGCTTGTGTTTTTCAAATGTGGGGTTGAATGAGGAAATGTGTTGGGTTCAAAGGCAACACCGAGGTTCACGAAGAAGACAGGGTGCCAGAAGGAAGAGATGCCAGGGACGCCACACCTGGGGGTCTGCCCAGCGCCCCTCTCTGGCGGTCAGCCCTCAAGGTCATGGCCACGTCCCCGGCCCTACCTGTCCAGGTGGAAAGCTGCAATCTCCGCATTGTGTCTCTGGAAGTCGATGAAATAGAAGAAGTCGGCAGGTGTCTCTTCATCTCGCTGCTgtctggaaggaagggaggggtcaCGCCCTGGACTCAGACTTCGGTGGGAGCCAGAGAAGAGGGCTGAGAAGCATGACCGAGGGAAAGGGAAGCCTGCTTTCACGATTTTAATTTCCGTGTGCATGGCGAGTGGCACCCCACGGACGGCCTGTGGCGGGCCCTGGGCTGGGACGAGACctgcaggaccccccccccccccccccccccccccccccccccgccggttCCTCTCCCTACCAGGTCTCCTGTTTGAGCAACTTTGGAGACAGCAgctgattcttttaaaaagtagttgagtccaggagcatctgggtgactcagttggttaaatgtcctacttgggctcaggtcacgatctcagggattgtgggttccagccctgcatcgggctgtgtgctgacagctcagagccggatacctgcttcagattctgtgtctcctccccacctctctccctccacaaGTCATGCACGTGCAcacccattctctctttctctctcaaaaataaacattaaaaaaatttttttaaaaaggcagtcgAGTTgagaagaaagacagacatcCTTCAGCAGGTGGAAACAGAAGAAGGGGGACCGGTGGGCAGAGACCCAGGTGTCAAGGGGTAGGGGTGGGCTAGGAGGTGGGGCTTTATAACAGGAAAAGTGCCCTAGGGTTTTACAGTTCAGTACAACTGATATCAAAGAACAGAGAGGGTCCAGGACTCAGGGTGACAGGGGCGAGTCATGGAGCCTGTCCCCTCCGAGAAACCTCAGCTGGGTCCTGAGTGGGCCCAGCCAGAGGCCTGAGGGAGGCCGGTGCAGAGAAAATTGGATTtaggtacatttttaaatctctcctGGATTCCTGAAAAGTGACAGCCGGCCTGGGTTCGGTGAGCCGGCTGGGGTCCTGTGTTCGGAAAGGTGCCTCGCAGTCCTCATGGGTGGCCTGCCTGGATGCTAACAGAGCCCGAAGAGTGAGACTTTGAGCCGGCTTATCATCCCCCGGGTGGCACCGCAAGAGGCCGTGATCCAAATGTAAATCAATGCCGTGTTGAGCAAAGCTGCAAATGCAGAGCTCCAGCGACTGAAAGAGTGATGTGCACTTTGCCAAGAAATACAAGTCCTGGAAACCACAGTGAGAGGCTGCTCAGCCCAGGAGCAGGGGTGCTATTTAAAAAGGTGCAGCCACATTTAGCAGACCAGTCCCAGTGCCCAGGCCTGCCCCACATGGCCTCACCGGTGTCGCCTCTGCATGTTGAGGCCGCAAGGGCTGTCTGTGGGTCCCGGCCTCCAAATTTTAATTCCTGAAGAATATCCAGAAGAATCCATTCATCCTTCCATGCATCCATCCCTAAGAAAATACAATCTTCTGAcactttctagaattttctaaagCATCTCTTCCCTGTTTTTGTATGGCATATCtacatgtgattttatttatttatttttaatttttttaatgtttactcatttttgagagagaaagggggagagcatgagcaggggaggggcagagagagagggagacacagaatcggaagcaggctccaggctctgagctgtcagcacagagccctatgcggggctcgaacccatgaactgtgagatcatgacccgagccgaagttggacgctcaacctaccaaaccactcaggcgcccctggtctttactgtttttaattactGATAAAAACAGTTACACGCCCCAAAGAGAGTCTACAAAGGACTCGCTTGAAGATTATAGACCACATTTACTAATTTTTGGTCAAAACTCTGCTAACGGCTGCCACAGTGGGATGTGGAGGTGAGGATGGCAGTCACTTACCTCATGGGTTTGAACATGGCCTTCCCGAAGTCTGAGAACCTCAGAACCAGCTTGAGGTGGACCCCACTGGGTTTCACAACtggaagggggagaagggtgaGTTAACAATCCTTCTGGGCCTCGCCTCAGGGCTGTGAGCCTTTGTTCGTTCAAAAAACCCAGCcaatttcttctctctgctcttactTAATAAGACCTTGAAGACTAGCATTTGCGTTCAAAGCCTTGCAGGGTAAATTCTAGCCTGTCGGGCCTTGGATAGTGGGTCCAGGGGTCAAGAAATGCTGCTCTGGGAACAAGGCAAACAATGCAGGATTCCCCGGATAGACACTCCCTGAAAACCccaaaaaatgttttcctgagaAGAactgctgtctttctctttgtgcCTCTGCACCATCCTAATGGTTCTGTCACCCATTGCATCGCATCAGGCTAGTTTATCTCCATCTCTTTCCAGTTAAGACTGCACACCTGGTGAGACAGGGACCAGTGAGTAAGACCCCTGGGGCACCTACGCCACCCTGCGCTGAGTGCTCCCTCCTGATCCGTTGTGGAGCACCTCACACGCTGTGCCCCATCCTGGCCTTGCCATAAACCCCGTGACAGCTGGGACAATGTCTTACTCACCTTTGTCTTCTATAAAATGACAAATGGCAGGTGCTAAGCTAAAGAAAAGGGAAGCCCCGGGCCCTACAAACGTTCTTCCAAACCTTCGACACATCGTGACGTACACGGGAATTTCTGTGTTCAGGAGATGGCAGGAAACGCATGAGGCCAATCATCGCTGGCGGTGACTGGCCCGTGGGCGTCAGTGCCCAGCCCAGACCAGTCTATGCCAAGGACCGGGGAGCCCAGGGTCCAGACAGCCGTACCCGGGTCTACCTCACGCTCATCTTTTTGATTCTATTCATCATTTACCCCAGTGGGTCTCAACTTTGGGTACATTAGAGTCACGTGGAGGGCTTCAAAATTCTGATGCCTGGAGATCACCCCACTTGGGACTAATCTGAACCTCCTGAGGCAGAGGCCAGTCtttggtactttttaaaactctccaggtggggcgcctgggtggttcagttggttgggcgtccggcttcggctcaggtcatgatctcactgttcgtgggttcgagccttgtgtcgggctctgtgctgacagctagctcagagcctggagtctgcttcggattctgtgtctccctctctctctgaccctcccctgctcgtgctgtctctctctgtctctcaataataaaaaacacaaaaactctcCAGGTAAGTCTAGTACGGGGCCGACTTGAGAACTACCGTCTAGCACAACTGCTTCTTAAATCAAAAAATGTCCCCCATTCCTCGAGGATGTTAATTTCTAGGTTCTGATTCAGGAAAGCAGAGCGGGGACTGACGTTCTGTGTtcctttcttacttttatttttttaagcaggcttcaggcccagtgcagagcccacctggggcttgaactcacaaccctgagatcaaggcctgatcTGAGATCGATGGCTGGGCgcttcgctgactgagccacccaggcgccatgaCATTTTGGGGTCCTAGCCAGCTCCTCGATGATGCTGGCGATGCGGGGGCCACGGGCTCGCCGGCAGAGCCTTAGTAACAGACCCTCTTAAAACCTCTTTTCTGTTGTGGGCGGGGGAAAAAGTCGAGTTCTCAGAGATCAGGCAGAAAGGGTCAGGCTCCGACTCCCAACGAGGAGTGGACCGTGGAGTGGACTCTGGGCCCCTCACATTGTCGCCAGATCTCAGGGCTCACGGGGCTGTGGAGGTGAGGGctctgggcagaggcagggccgGGCCACTTACTCTGGGTACAGTCAcaagccccaagcagggcttTCTCGTCCTGACTGTAATCTGCAAAGGAGGAAAAGGGCAGTGAGAATGTGCGGCCTCGCTTCCCTAGACTCTGGTGTAGACCCCAGAGGCGGGGACGGCGAGGCAGCCCAGGGGCTCTTGCCCACTCAGCAGGGGATGTCCGGGGGCCCCAGCCGGCTGCAGCTCCACCCTGCTgcatccaggtgccctgctgtCTAGCCCTTCAGTGGGCACTCCAGCAGCACCTGGTGAGTGACCGATGCTGGTTTGGTCTCTGCGAGTAACTGAGCCCAGACCTGGGACAGCAGGACTGTGTTCGAATCCCAGCACCACCAGGGGGCCTTTGGCCGAGCTGATTAACCTCTTTGAGTCTGTTTCCCCACCTGCAAAATGGCCACAATAAGGTCCACGTCATGTAGTCACTGCATAAAAGAGTGTTGCCAGGTTCCCAAGAAGCACTCGATAAATGGCAGTGATCAGCATTCTTTGCATGTGCGGAAGGAAGCACATTCTTACGGCCCTCGGATGGGGTCGTGATGAGGTGACAATGACAAGAGCTCTTTCCAAGGGGAAAGGATCAGTGCCTAGGTTTCCCTTCCTACCCTAGCAGGCATCAGAGCCCCGCCTGACATGATTCACGCAGCCTCTGGGGGAGACAGTCAGCGAGTCCCACCGACCCTGTGACTCTCACCGGCACTGATGGTAGGAGCGCGCCTCATGTCCTGGAGCAGCTGGCGGACCACAGGGCTGGACCGCGAGTACAGCCCGTGGCGGCTGATCCCCAGGTGGAACTGGACCCAGCTGGCGTCAGCTCGGAACTGTAGTGGGGTGTCGGGGGAGGTCACATTGAGCTGTTCTTGGTACATCTTGTGTCGCCTGCAAAAGCATCgagagttttgttttgctttggtcaGGGCTGCAAGAAGGCAGAGGCTCGGGGAAGCACCGTGTCTGGGCTCTCTGtttgttccttccttcattcagtgACAGTATTAAGGGCCTACTGGGTACCCGGCTTTTTGCTGTGCTTAGGATAGCATGGGGGGCAAAACGGGCACAAGCCTTCCTTGCCCTCTGAGGGCTTACAATCTAGCGAGTGCAACAGGTGCACGGTCACACAATgccacacacaaatacacaaataccTAACTACCAACCATGACAGATATGGCGGGTGCTCCAATAGTTTGGAGAAGGGAAAGCCTGGTTAGAGGGATCCTACTGGGTCCTGACGAATGGGGGGTGTTTGGATTGAACAGGGCATTACAGGGGTGCTTCTGGGTCCTGGACAACAGGAGCGCCAAGAGAGGCAGGGGACAGGTGCACCTAAAGGTTAGAGAGGCAGGTATTAATCAACAGATggttgaataaaaagaaagaagcttcTGGTTGGAAGGCAGAGCAAATTAGCCTGATGTCACCTGGCAAGGTGAAGCTGATTGCAGGGGAAGGTGGGATTTTGGGGGCAGGGAATGGGGGCTCCTATACATCTGTATTTCTCAAACTGATACCATACCTCTGAGGTCTGTGATGGGGTtggtgtggttttttgttttttgtctataATTTTTGATTTCTGTATTCTATCACTGTGAATTCTGTTAAGAATAAAGTATCTAGTAATGTAACTGAGTCAACattgactcattttttaaacatttcatgaccaatgaattcattttgcttttggagttttcatttttgagccaatacattttctttgttcagGTCTTGCAgcgttttaaaaacttttgtgtatTTGAGGCACTGTGTCCACATTGCTCATGAACTCTGACCCACTGTCGTAGGCAGCTCAGAACGCCCAAAGGAAATACTACCGACCATAAGAAAATTCTACAGACCAGGTGTCTTAGCCAACAGACATTGATTTCGTGCAGTTCTacaggctgggaagtccaagatcaaggtacaagcagattcagttctttttttttttttttaatatttgtttattaattttgagagggagagcatgtaagagcaggagaggggcagagagagaggaagagagggaatcccaagcaggctccgcactgtcagggcAGCAcctgtcgtggggctcgaactcatgaaccttgagattgtgatttgagtggaaatcaggagtcaggcacttaactgaccgagccacccaggcacccccagatttgGTTCTTGATGAGGATTTTTTACTTCCTGACTTGCAGATAGCTACCTTCTCATTGGGTCCTcacatggagagagaggaagctaCCAATCCGGTCATGGGGCTCTACTCTCATGGTCTCATTTAAAcccaattattttccaaagactCCCCCCCCAATACCATGACGGTGGAAGTTAGGGCTTTGACATATGAATGTGGTGGGGGTAGGGCttataaacattcagtccataaaaaTATGCGCTTTATTTCTCCACTCTTAACTCATCTGTAGAGAACACTAACTTAACATGCAAGGGAGCGTGCACTCCCCATCTAAAGGGACGGCCACCATTAAGTTTCAGCGAACAGTAGTCATGTCTTgtcattgttcatttatttattcattcatcaaacatttattgactgcTAGACACTCATCTATGTACTGGAGCTAGGGCTGTGCACAAAACAAAGTCTTTGTTGTCATGAAACTTACATTTTCCTGGGAAATCATTTATTCTGAGTTTTCAAGGGAAGCTAAAAAtccaggatttttcttttcttttcttccttaaaaatttttatttatttttgagagagacacatggagggcaggggagggtcagagagagagggagacacagaatctgaagcaggctccaggttgtgggccgtcagcacagagcctgatgtgaggctcgaacccacaaactttgagatcatgacctgagctgaagtcggccgcttaaccaactaagccacccaggcgcccctcttctttcttttttttttttttttttagagagaggatgCACAagcgagtggaggagaggcagagagagagggacagagagggaatcttaagcaggttccacactgtagCGTGGAGCCCGACCTGGATCTCCATCTCGTGactctgagctcatgacctgaggccgaaatcaagagtcagacgcctattcgaaggagtcacccaggtgccctagaaatcCAGATTCCGATTCCAACATATAATCTCATTTTTACAACATGTTGGCTTAAATTTGAAAACAGCCCGTGGAGGCTGGG
The genomic region above belongs to Suricata suricatta isolate VVHF042 chromosome 17, meerkat_22Aug2017_6uvM2_HiC, whole genome shotgun sequence and contains:
- the FAM20A gene encoding pseudokinase FAM20A, whose protein sequence is MYQEQLNVTSPDTPLQFRADASWVQFHLGISRHGLYSRSSPVVRQLLQDMRRAPTISADYSQDEKALLGACDCTQIVKPSGVHLKLVLRFSDFGKAMFKPMRQQRDEETPADFFYFIDFQRHNAEIAAFHLDRILDFRRVPPTVGRLVNVTKEILEVTKNEILQSVFFVSPASNVCFFAKCPYMCKTEYAVCGNPHLLEGSLSAFLPSLNLAPRLSVPSPWIRSYSLAGKEEWEVNPLYCDTVKQIYPYNGSSRLLNIIDMAIFDFLIGNMDRHHYEMFTKFGDDGFLIHLDNARGFGRHSQDELSILSPLSQCCRIKRKTLLHLQLLAQDDYRLSDVMRESLLEDQLSPVLTEPHLLALDRRLQIILQTVKGCVEAHGEQSVIAGDPAGGSAPDSGQAHLTS